The following proteins come from a genomic window of Geomonas sp. RF6:
- a CDS encoding sensor histidine kinase, giving the protein MQVRKALNLTVSISALAVGLVVFVLLSMLFQVERAMKAGEVADSIVSSVFERSTLRDDYLRTKSERARIQLLAKQQEIGRLLHIAEEKFWRAEDKAIIVEMVQDHQSTQRLFTAVMTSGAAPLSPAQAAIHSEMEERLHTQIIMRAYETVIHARDLQQAGRRQLISSLTMAGGSIAGTIVLLAVAVFVNGWTVGRTVTRRVAALRDGAATIGAGNLEHRISMSGDDEFVEVSNAFDSMAANLQRSYRELEKEIAQRRRAEEALHKNQEELELRVAERTEELEKIRQELERQNERLHGAFHDLKVESENRLQALEELRQKDRMLIQQGRLAAMGEMLSHIAHQWRQPLNVVGLITQQLAMDFDCGGLDRHALQLHVEKTMRILGHLSQTINDFTTFAGPDRARTVFQVDEVISRTISLTEQSFRSQRIKMEVTVEGSPVIDGYPNEYVQVLLNILMNARDVLLERNVGNPLVTVRAVTEKGKAVVSIRDNAGGIPEEIVEKIFDPYFTTKESGKGTGIGLFMSKTIIEKNMGGRLTARNVGDGAEFIIEV; this is encoded by the coding sequence ATGCAGGTCAGAAAGGCGCTCAATCTTACCGTCTCAATCTCCGCCCTGGCTGTGGGGCTCGTCGTCTTTGTGCTCCTGTCGATGCTTTTTCAGGTCGAAAGGGCGATGAAGGCGGGGGAGGTCGCCGATTCCATCGTGAGTTCCGTCTTCGAGCGCTCCACCTTGCGTGACGACTATCTTCGCACCAAGAGCGAAAGGGCGCGCATCCAGCTCCTGGCCAAACAGCAGGAGATAGGGCGACTGTTGCACATCGCCGAAGAGAAATTCTGGCGTGCGGAAGACAAGGCAATTATCGTCGAGATGGTGCAGGACCATCAGTCGACGCAGAGGCTCTTCACCGCCGTCATGACGAGTGGCGCAGCGCCGTTGTCCCCTGCCCAGGCTGCCATACATAGCGAGATGGAGGAGAGGCTGCACACGCAGATCATCATGAGGGCGTACGAAACTGTAATCCACGCCCGGGACCTGCAGCAGGCCGGGAGGAGGCAGCTGATATCCTCTCTCACCATGGCCGGGGGGAGCATCGCCGGCACGATTGTGCTCCTCGCCGTCGCCGTCTTCGTCAATGGCTGGACCGTCGGCCGGACCGTTACCCGACGGGTGGCCGCCCTCAGAGACGGAGCCGCGACCATCGGTGCGGGGAATCTCGAGCACCGGATTTCCATGTCAGGCGACGACGAGTTCGTCGAGGTATCCAACGCCTTCGACAGCATGGCGGCCAATCTGCAGCGGTCGTACCGGGAGCTCGAAAAGGAGATCGCCCAGCGCAGGCGCGCCGAGGAGGCGCTGCACAAAAACCAGGAGGAGCTGGAGCTGCGTGTCGCGGAGAGAACAGAGGAACTGGAGAAGATACGGCAGGAGCTGGAGAGGCAAAACGAGAGGCTGCACGGTGCATTTCACGATCTGAAGGTCGAATCGGAGAACCGGTTGCAGGCTCTGGAAGAGTTGCGCCAGAAGGACCGGATGCTGATCCAGCAGGGGCGGCTGGCCGCCATGGGGGAGATGCTCAGCCACATCGCACACCAGTGGCGCCAGCCCCTGAACGTGGTCGGCCTCATCACTCAGCAGCTCGCCATGGACTTCGACTGCGGCGGCCTCGACCGCCACGCGCTGCAGCTGCATGTCGAAAAAACGATGCGCATCCTTGGCCACCTTTCGCAGACCATAAACGACTTCACCACCTTCGCCGGCCCCGACAGGGCGCGAACAGTTTTTCAGGTCGATGAGGTGATCAGCAGGACGATATCTCTGACAGAGCAGAGTTTCAGGAGCCAGAGGATAAAGATGGAGGTCACGGTTGAAGGCTCACCGGTGATAGACGGTTATCCGAATGAGTATGTCCAGGTCCTCCTGAACATACTCATGAACGCGAGAGACGTCCTCCTGGAGAGGAATGTGGGGAACCCGCTGGTAACCGTCCGCGCGGTGACGGAGAAGGGGAAGGCCGTAGTCTCTATCAGGGACAACGCAGGGGGTATCCCCGAGGAGATCGTGGAGAAGATCTTTGACCCTTACTTCACCACCAAGGAGAGCGGTAAGGGGACGGGGATCGGGCTCTTCATGTCAAAGACGATCATCGAGAAGAATATGGGAGGGCGCCTGACCGCCCGCAACGTGGGCGACGGCGCCGAATTCATCATTGAGGTATGA
- the glgX gene encoding glycogen debranching protein GlgX has protein sequence MKIWPGKPYPLGATWDGFGVNFALFAENAERVELCLFDAPDAEAESARIQMSEVTDQVWHAYLREIQPGQLYGYRVHGPYRPEDGLRFNPNKLLIDPYAKAIAGEVAWDDSLFSYTIGHESGDLSFDERDSARRLPKCVVVDQTFDWEGDKLLRTPYHESIIYEMHVKGFTMRHPEIAPEQRGTYSGVVAPASLSYLKSLGVTAIELMPVHQFISDRILEDQGLSNYWGYNTIAYFAPAVQYASTGVIGKHVAEFKYMVKTLHKEGFEVILDVVYNHTAEGNHMGPTLSFRGIDNTSYYHLMPERRYYLDFTGCGNTLNTNTPRVLQLIMDSLRYWVQDMHVDGFRFDLASALARELHEVDKLSSFFDIIHQDPVLSQVKLIAEPWDVGLGGYQVGNFPVLWTEWNGRYRDTTRRFWRSDEGQMYDMCYRLTGSSDLYSREGRRPYASINFVTCHDGFTLHDLVSYNGKHNEANLQGNTDGADNDLSWNCGAEGGTEDEAILVLRERQKRNFLATLLLSQGVPMLQAGDEIGRTQQGNNNAYCQDNELSWLDWNLDDAKRALFDFTRLMIQIRRNHPVFRRRNFFQGKNVRSSEVKDLTWFHSTGDEVSFDRSDFNMRCFGVRLAGDALEDVDAEGNFLLDDTFLILLNAYVEKVPFVIPGRGDTVQWELVLDTANPAAAESVMGRHSLVEPPLVRNPASSEVLTVRVGDVYDLEAHSLALFRLRVKPVESSVLPERIQL, from the coding sequence ATGAAGATCTGGCCGGGAAAACCGTATCCGCTGGGGGCCACCTGGGATGGCTTCGGCGTCAACTTCGCCCTTTTTGCGGAAAATGCCGAGCGGGTGGAACTGTGCCTCTTCGACGCCCCGGACGCGGAGGCGGAGTCCGCGCGGATCCAGATGTCGGAGGTCACCGACCAGGTGTGGCATGCCTACCTGCGTGAGATTCAGCCGGGGCAGCTGTACGGCTACCGGGTGCACGGCCCGTACCGCCCCGAGGACGGCCTGCGCTTCAACCCGAACAAGCTCCTCATCGACCCGTACGCGAAGGCGATCGCGGGGGAGGTGGCCTGGGACGACAGCCTCTTTTCGTACACCATCGGGCACGAGAGCGGGGACCTCTCCTTCGACGAGCGGGACAGCGCCCGCCGCCTTCCGAAGTGCGTGGTGGTGGACCAGACCTTCGACTGGGAAGGGGACAAGCTCCTGCGCACCCCGTACCACGAGAGCATCATCTACGAGATGCACGTGAAGGGGTTCACCATGCGCCACCCGGAAATCGCCCCGGAGCAGCGCGGCACCTACTCGGGGGTTGTGGCCCCCGCTTCCCTCTCGTATCTGAAGTCGCTCGGGGTGACCGCGATCGAGCTCATGCCGGTGCACCAGTTCATCTCAGACCGCATCCTGGAGGACCAGGGGCTTTCCAACTACTGGGGATACAACACCATCGCCTACTTCGCACCGGCTGTGCAGTACGCCAGCACGGGCGTCATCGGAAAGCACGTCGCCGAGTTCAAGTACATGGTGAAGACGCTGCACAAGGAGGGGTTCGAAGTCATTCTCGACGTGGTGTACAACCACACCGCCGAGGGAAACCACATGGGGCCGACCCTCTCTTTCCGCGGCATCGACAACACGAGCTACTACCATCTCATGCCGGAGCGGCGCTACTACCTCGACTTCACCGGGTGCGGCAACACCCTCAACACGAACACCCCCCGGGTGCTGCAGCTCATCATGGACAGCCTGCGCTACTGGGTGCAGGATATGCACGTCGACGGCTTCCGCTTCGATCTCGCCTCCGCGCTGGCCCGCGAGCTGCACGAAGTAGACAAGCTCTCCTCCTTCTTCGACATCATCCACCAGGACCCGGTCCTCTCCCAGGTGAAGCTCATCGCGGAGCCGTGGGACGTGGGGCTCGGCGGCTACCAGGTCGGGAACTTCCCGGTGCTGTGGACCGAGTGGAACGGCCGCTACCGCGACACCACCAGGCGCTTCTGGCGCAGCGACGAGGGGCAGATGTATGACATGTGCTACCGCCTTACCGGCTCCAGCGACCTGTACAGCCGGGAAGGGCGGCGCCCCTACGCCAGCATCAACTTCGTCACCTGCCACGACGGTTTCACCCTGCACGATCTGGTGAGCTACAACGGCAAGCACAACGAGGCGAACCTGCAGGGGAACACGGACGGCGCCGACAACGACCTGAGCTGGAACTGCGGCGCGGAAGGGGGGACGGAAGACGAGGCGATCCTCGTGCTGAGGGAGCGGCAGAAGCGCAATTTCCTGGCGACGCTTCTCCTGTCGCAGGGGGTCCCGATGCTGCAGGCCGGCGACGAGATCGGCAGGACCCAGCAGGGGAACAACAACGCCTACTGCCAGGATAACGAGCTCTCCTGGCTCGACTGGAACCTCGACGACGCCAAGCGGGCCCTCTTTGACTTTACGAGGCTCATGATCCAGATCCGGCGCAACCATCCGGTTTTCCGGCGGCGCAACTTCTTTCAGGGGAAAAACGTCCGCTCCTCCGAGGTGAAGGACCTCACCTGGTTCCACTCCACCGGCGATGAAGTCAGCTTCGACCGCAGCGATTTCAACATGCGCTGCTTCGGGGTGCGGCTGGCCGGTGACGCTCTCGAGGATGTCGACGCTGAGGGGAACTTTCTCCTGGACGATACGTTTCTCATTCTCCTCAACGCCTACGTGGAGAAGGTTCCCTTCGTCATTCCGGGGCGGGGGGATACCGTACAGTGGGAACTGGTCCTGGACACCGCGAACCCGGCCGCGGCGGAAAGCGTCATGGGGCGGCACAGCCTCGTGGAGCCCCCCCTGGTGAGGAACCCGGCCTCCTCGGAGGTCCTGACGGTGAGGGTAGGGGACGTGTACGACCTGGAAGCGCATTCACTGGCGCTTTTCAGGCTGAGGGTGAAGCCTGTTGAGTCGAGCGTACTCCCGGAGCGGATTCAACTGTAA
- the treY gene encoding malto-oligosyltrehalose synthase encodes MPAEKSTACVPVATYRLQFNKDLGFKTVTSLIPYLAELGITHIYASPYLKARPGSLHGYDIVDHRSINPEVGTEEEFREYLETLKKHGMSQILDIVPNHMCVECRDNRWWQDVLENGKSAQHAGYFDINWAPVKRQLTDKVLLPVLGAQFGKILESQELQVTYQPDGFSVAYYEHNFPLSPRSYPLILSHRMEELQQSLAPETVGQLQSVIGLLGALPSETETDPELTKKRYDDAEVGKKRLWQLYRDSEKVKAFIDENVRIYNGDTADPSSFALLERLLQQQSFRVAHWRVATEEINYRRFFDINGLGAIKVEEASVFDEVHALVLDLLEQGHVAGFRVDHADGLYNPVKYFHQLQYASFRRMLMQKKENDQTDAQMLERFHELLAEDPDFKPFYLVGEKILLGTERVPADWAIHGETGYSFVNSVSQLFIDQGSQDTLDGFYRSFTGLQTKFQDILYEKKKLIMYASMSSEINTLGYHLSTIAENNRHTRDYTLQSLIKTLVEVIAFFPVYRTYTNSLQISETDREHIELAVNKALRKSKGIDPSVFDFVRDVLTLNFLPDMEDDQKHEWLDFLMRFQQITGPVMAKGMEDTSFYMYNRLISLNEVGGDPDRFGLSLEEFHAQNVERVQSVPHALLATTTHDTKRSEDARIRINVLTEIPDEWTGAVTRWSKANRRHKKIVDNDVIPNANKEYLLYQTLMGAWPLNYDDPEEFGRFTQRIQLYMQKALREAKEHTSWINPNEPYEQAVSQFVDEVLADRTFIDDAKIFARQVAWCGMYASLSMTLLKLTCPGVPDFYQGSELWDLRLVDPDNRQPVDFEHRTALLAELKDAMSQQGSASTAQGLAENPEDGKVKLFLISKVLQFRKAHEELFGSGNYTPLEVAGARAQEVCAFSRRHDEEEVLVVAPRFFARLTLSGKRKPLGEGVWGGSRLMLPESEGVRYRNVITGDQYETKEGAIDLGEVLRAFPVALLEREKR; translated from the coding sequence ATGCCAGCAGAAAAATCAACGGCTTGCGTACCGGTCGCGACGTACCGGCTTCAGTTCAATAAGGATCTCGGATTCAAGACGGTTACCTCCCTGATCCCCTATCTCGCCGAGCTCGGCATCACGCACATCTACGCCTCCCCCTATCTCAAGGCGAGGCCCGGCAGTCTCCATGGCTACGACATCGTGGACCACCGCTCCATAAATCCGGAGGTAGGTACCGAGGAGGAGTTCCGGGAGTACCTGGAAACGCTGAAGAAGCACGGCATGAGCCAGATCCTCGACATCGTGCCGAACCACATGTGCGTGGAGTGCCGCGACAACAGGTGGTGGCAGGACGTCCTGGAAAACGGCAAGAGCGCACAGCACGCCGGCTACTTCGACATCAACTGGGCGCCGGTGAAGCGCCAGCTGACCGACAAGGTTCTCCTGCCGGTGCTGGGAGCACAGTTCGGAAAGATCCTGGAGAGCCAGGAGCTCCAGGTCACCTACCAGCCGGACGGCTTTTCCGTCGCCTACTACGAGCACAACTTCCCCCTTTCTCCCAGGAGCTATCCCCTTATCCTGTCGCACCGGATGGAGGAGTTGCAGCAGTCTCTCGCACCCGAGACGGTCGGGCAGCTGCAAAGCGTGATCGGTCTCCTTGGCGCCTTGCCCTCGGAGACGGAGACCGATCCGGAGCTTACGAAGAAACGGTACGACGACGCGGAGGTGGGGAAGAAGAGGCTGTGGCAGCTCTATCGGGACAGCGAAAAGGTAAAGGCCTTTATCGACGAGAACGTGAGGATCTACAACGGAGATACGGCCGATCCCTCATCGTTCGCACTCCTGGAGCGCCTGCTGCAGCAGCAGTCTTTCCGGGTGGCGCACTGGCGGGTCGCGACGGAGGAGATCAACTACCGCCGCTTCTTCGACATCAACGGGCTCGGCGCCATCAAGGTGGAGGAGGCAAGCGTCTTTGACGAGGTGCACGCACTCGTTCTCGACCTCCTGGAGCAGGGTCACGTGGCCGGATTTCGCGTCGACCACGCCGACGGCCTGTATAACCCGGTGAAGTATTTCCATCAGCTGCAGTACGCCTCCTTCCGCAGGATGTTGATGCAGAAAAAGGAGAACGACCAGACCGACGCGCAGATGCTGGAGCGCTTCCACGAACTCCTGGCGGAGGACCCGGATTTCAAGCCGTTTTACCTCGTGGGGGAAAAGATTCTTCTCGGGACCGAAAGGGTGCCGGCTGACTGGGCGATCCACGGGGAGACCGGCTACTCCTTCGTAAACAGCGTAAGCCAGCTCTTCATCGACCAGGGGAGCCAGGATACCCTCGACGGCTTCTACCGCTCCTTCACGGGGCTGCAGACGAAGTTCCAGGACATTCTCTACGAGAAGAAGAAGCTCATCATGTACGCCTCCATGTCGAGCGAGATCAATACCCTCGGCTACCACCTGAGCACCATCGCGGAAAACAACAGGCATACCCGCGACTACACGCTGCAAAGCCTCATAAAGACCCTCGTCGAGGTCATCGCCTTCTTCCCGGTGTACCGCACCTATACGAACTCGCTGCAGATCTCCGAGACGGACCGGGAGCATATCGAGCTTGCGGTGAACAAGGCGCTGCGAAAGAGCAAGGGGATCGACCCCTCCGTCTTCGACTTCGTGCGCGACGTCCTGACCCTCAACTTCCTCCCCGACATGGAGGACGACCAGAAGCACGAATGGCTCGATTTCCTCATGCGCTTCCAGCAGATCACCGGCCCGGTCATGGCGAAGGGGATGGAGGACACCTCCTTTTACATGTACAACCGCCTGATCTCGCTCAACGAAGTGGGAGGGGACCCGGACCGCTTCGGCCTTTCCCTCGAGGAGTTCCACGCCCAGAACGTGGAGCGGGTGCAATCGGTGCCGCACGCACTGCTCGCCACCACCACGCACGACACGAAAAGGAGCGAGGACGCCCGCATCCGCATCAACGTCCTCACCGAGATCCCCGACGAATGGACGGGTGCGGTCACCCGCTGGAGCAAGGCGAACCGCCGGCACAAGAAGATCGTGGACAACGACGTCATCCCCAACGCCAACAAGGAATACCTCCTCTACCAGACCCTGATGGGCGCCTGGCCCCTCAATTACGACGATCCGGAGGAGTTCGGGAGGTTTACGCAGAGAATCCAGCTGTACATGCAGAAGGCGCTCAGGGAAGCGAAGGAGCACACGAGCTGGATCAACCCCAACGAGCCGTATGAGCAGGCGGTGAGCCAGTTTGTGGACGAGGTGCTCGCTGACCGCACCTTCATCGACGACGCGAAGATCTTCGCCCGGCAGGTCGCCTGGTGCGGCATGTACGCGTCCCTCTCCATGACCCTCCTGAAGCTCACCTGCCCCGGCGTCCCGGACTTCTACCAGGGGAGCGAGCTGTGGGATCTCAGGCTGGTCGACCCGGACAACAGGCAGCCGGTCGATTTCGAGCACCGCACGGCCCTTCTGGCGGAGTTGAAGGACGCGATGTCGCAGCAGGGGAGCGCCTCCACCGCCCAGGGGCTCGCGGAAAACCCGGAGGACGGAAAAGTGAAGCTTTTCCTGATTTCCAAGGTGCTGCAATTCAGGAAGGCTCACGAGGAGCTTTTCGGGAGCGGAAACTATACCCCTCTGGAGGTGGCGGGTGCCCGCGCCCAGGAGGTCTGCGCCTTCTCCAGGCGTCACGACGAGGAGGAAGTGCTGGTGGTGGCGCCGCGCTTCTTCGCCCGCCTTACCCTGAGCGGCAAAAGAAAGCCGCTGGGAGAGGGGGTGTGGGGCGGCTCGCGTCTCATGCTGCCGGAGTCGGAAGGTGTGCGCTACAGAAACGTCATCACCGGCGACCAGTACGAGACGAAGGAGGGAGCCATCGACCTTGGCGAGGTGCTGAGGGCATTTCCGGTCGCACTTTTGGAGAGGGAAAAGCGATAA
- a CDS encoding response regulator: MAKLALLYVEDDPVGRGLISKAISLKFPQMTLLVAENGLEGLQLYKKHKPELVLTDMQMPVLDGISMASEIKRLQPDAEIILVSAYCDIPEYRTRSKEAGITQCIPKPVDHRKLFSAIEKSIAEAEREIS, translated from the coding sequence ATGGCAAAGCTGGCGCTTTTGTATGTAGAAGATGACCCGGTCGGCAGGGGGCTTATCAGCAAGGCGATCTCGCTGAAGTTTCCGCAGATGACGCTCCTTGTCGCGGAGAACGGCCTGGAGGGGCTGCAGCTCTACAAGAAGCACAAACCGGAGCTGGTCCTGACAGACATGCAGATGCCGGTGCTCGACGGGATCTCCATGGCCTCGGAAATAAAGCGCCTGCAGCCCGATGCGGAGATCATACTTGTTTCGGCCTATTGTGACATACCGGAATACAGGACAAGAAGCAAGGAGGCGGGGATTACGCAGTGCATCCCCAAGCCGGTGGACCATCGGAAACTCTTTTCCGCCATAGAAAAAAGCATTGCAGAGGCGGAGCGGGAGATTTCCTAG
- a CDS encoding cytochrome d ubiquinol oxidase subunit II, protein MVRLELLAAGVLFLGLVMYAVFAGADFGGGIWTALSSGPRARAQREKLFDAIGPVWETNHVWLIFVVVTLFTAFPKGFADLCTTLLVPLTIALVGITFRGAAFAFRHFGKETGTGVPVLARFFEISSVLTPFALGVSVTAAASGTIYAASSQVRPPLWSWVTPFNLTGGVIGVAVCAYLAPLYMTVRTKGDLQDDFRIRGILAGIVLGVVTALQIPVARFSAPLFADRLFRPWVVAVVCLAVAGGIATQGALWRRRYLWAQFFGAGTVAATIAGFAAAIYPDLLIGTLTLSAAAAPREALVAFLVVVPVGSLVLVPSLIFLYWTFRGEPNPEAPPDVEE, encoded by the coding sequence ATGGTGCGCCTTGAGCTGCTGGCGGCAGGGGTCCTCTTTCTCGGCCTCGTCATGTACGCCGTCTTTGCCGGCGCCGACTTCGGCGGCGGAATCTGGACGGCGCTCTCCTCCGGCCCGCGGGCGCGGGCGCAGCGGGAGAAGCTCTTTGACGCCATCGGGCCGGTATGGGAAACGAACCACGTCTGGCTCATCTTCGTGGTGGTGACCCTCTTCACCGCCTTCCCGAAGGGGTTCGCCGACCTGTGCACGACCCTCCTTGTGCCGCTGACCATCGCCCTTGTGGGGATCACTTTCCGCGGTGCCGCCTTTGCCTTCCGCCACTTCGGAAAGGAGACGGGGACAGGCGTCCCTGTGCTGGCGCGTTTTTTCGAGATCTCCAGCGTCCTCACCCCCTTTGCTCTCGGGGTTTCCGTCACCGCCGCCGCGTCCGGGACGATCTATGCGGCAAGCTCGCAGGTCCGCCCGCCGCTCTGGTCCTGGGTCACGCCCTTCAACCTCACCGGCGGCGTCATCGGAGTCGCCGTATGCGCCTACCTCGCGCCGCTGTACATGACGGTGCGCACAAAGGGGGATCTGCAGGATGATTTCCGCATTCGCGGCATCCTTGCCGGCATCGTTCTCGGCGTCGTCACGGCGCTGCAGATACCGGTTGCACGCTTCAGCGCGCCTCTCTTTGCCGACCGCCTCTTCAGACCGTGGGTCGTTGCCGTCGTCTGCCTCGCGGTTGCCGGAGGGATCGCCACCCAGGGGGCGCTCTGGCGTCGCCGCTACCTCTGGGCCCAGTTTTTCGGGGCGGGGACTGTGGCGGCAACGATCGCAGGTTTTGCTGCCGCTATTTATCCCGATCTCCTGATCGGCACCCTCACGCTCTCCGCCGCCGCTGCCCCCCGCGAGGCTCTGGTCGCCTTTCTTGTCGTGGTGCCGGTGGGAAGCCTTGTACTTGTCCCGTCGCTCATATTCCTTTACTGGACCTTCAGAGGGGAGCCGAATCCGGAGGCGCCGCCGGATGTGGAGGAGTAG
- a CDS encoding cytochrome ubiquinol oxidase subunit I: protein MDNLLSARALMGISLAFHIIYATIGIGLPFMLMMAEGLSLSSGDDSYHRIARGWIRPAAVLFAVGAVSGTILSFELGLLWPRFMEFSGPLVGFAFSMEGFAFFTEAIFLALYSYGERRLSRRAIFLCTIPLTVAAATSALFVISANSWMNTPAGFRLVNGVPAQVQPLKAFFNPAWPHQALHGTIAAYVATAFALSGMYAWRFLRGRIDEDGKRALTLSLAVGTICLPLMFLSGDWAAYFVAQHEKPKLAAMEAHFKTSRGAPLVMGGWPDPATGEVHFGLEVPKLLSFLAHRDLNAVVEGLDAFPASDVPDPRLVHPFFDLMVGSFFVMFVAACRFWWRRLRHREVPLDKWSLWSLLFAGPFGMIALEAGWMVTEFGRQPWVVVGFLRTEQGVTVSPGIGPIFLLFLLVYLALTAGLLKLLLGGEPAGGGPGEGPYGAP, encoded by the coding sequence ATGGACAACCTGCTGTCTGCCCGCGCGCTGATGGGAATCTCCCTGGCGTTTCACATCATCTACGCCACCATCGGGATCGGGCTCCCTTTCATGTTGATGATGGCCGAGGGACTCTCCCTTTCCAGTGGCGACGACAGTTACCACCGCATCGCCCGCGGCTGGATCCGCCCCGCCGCCGTCCTCTTCGCCGTCGGTGCTGTCTCCGGCACCATTCTCTCCTTCGAGCTCGGGCTCCTGTGGCCCCGCTTCATGGAGTTCAGCGGTCCCCTGGTGGGGTTTGCCTTCTCCATGGAGGGGTTCGCCTTCTTTACCGAGGCGATCTTTCTCGCCTTGTACAGCTACGGCGAGAGGAGGCTGTCGCGCAGGGCGATCTTTCTGTGCACCATCCCCCTTACCGTGGCGGCGGCCACCTCTGCGCTCTTTGTCATCAGCGCGAACTCCTGGATGAATACCCCTGCAGGGTTCAGGCTGGTGAACGGGGTCCCGGCGCAGGTGCAGCCGTTGAAGGCGTTCTTCAACCCCGCCTGGCCCCACCAGGCGCTGCACGGAACGATCGCCGCCTATGTCGCCACAGCCTTCGCTCTTTCCGGGATGTACGCCTGGCGCTTCCTGCGTGGCCGCATCGACGAGGACGGGAAGCGCGCCCTCACCCTCTCCCTGGCCGTGGGGACGATCTGCCTGCCGCTCATGTTCCTCTCCGGAGACTGGGCAGCCTATTTCGTGGCCCAGCATGAAAAGCCGAAGCTTGCCGCCATGGAGGCTCATTTCAAGACTTCCAGAGGAGCACCTCTGGTGATGGGGGGATGGCCCGATCCCGCGACGGGGGAGGTGCACTTCGGCCTCGAGGTGCCGAAACTCTTGAGCTTCCTCGCGCACCGCGACCTGAACGCAGTGGTGGAAGGGCTCGACGCCTTTCCAGCCTCAGACGTGCCCGATCCCCGTCTGGTGCACCCCTTCTTCGACCTGATGGTCGGCTCCTTCTTCGTCATGTTCGTTGCTGCCTGCCGCTTCTGGTGGCGGCGCCTGCGGCACCGGGAGGTTCCCCTGGACAAGTGGTCGTTGTGGTCACTTCTCTTTGCCGGACCGTTCGGGATGATCGCGCTGGAGGCGGGGTGGATGGTGACGGAGTTCGGGCGGCAGCCGTGGGTGGTGGTCGGTTTTCTGCGCACGGAGCAGGGGGTGACGGTGAGCCCGGGGATAGGCCCCATCTTTCTGCTCTTTCTTCTGGTGTACCTGGCATTGACTGCAGGACTGCTGAAGCTACTTCTGGGCGGCGAGCCCGCAGGGGGCGGTCCGGGGGAGGGGCCTTATGGTGCGCCTTGA
- the ygiD gene encoding 4,5-DOPA dioxygenase extradiol yields the protein MAATMPALFVGHGNPLNALYTNSYTRGWEKIGRSLRRPSAILSISAHWYIPRCAVMANAAPRTIHDFGGFPQELYDVHYPAPGSPGLAERVKELLAPVSAELDESWGLDHGTWSVLKHLFPDASIPVVQLSIDERQPAPFHYALGKRLLPLRDEGVLLLGSGNLVHNLHSYAWGEGGGKPYEWAARFEERVRELLVAGDDPQLVSYEELGRDAMLSVPTPDHYLPLLYVLGARKEKDRITFPVEGVDGGSVSMLAVRMG from the coding sequence ATGGCCGCAACAATGCCGGCTCTTTTCGTGGGGCATGGCAACCCACTCAACGCTCTCTACACAAATAGCTACACCCGCGGATGGGAGAAGATCGGAAGATCCCTCCGCCGCCCGTCGGCTATCCTTTCCATCTCAGCCCACTGGTACATCCCGCGCTGCGCCGTGATGGCGAATGCGGCTCCGCGCACTATCCATGATTTCGGCGGCTTTCCCCAGGAGCTCTACGATGTGCACTACCCTGCTCCCGGGAGCCCCGGACTTGCCGAACGGGTGAAAGAGCTTCTCGCTCCGGTATCCGCGGAGTTGGATGAAAGCTGGGGACTCGATCATGGGACGTGGTCGGTGCTCAAGCACCTCTTTCCGGATGCCTCCATACCTGTCGTACAGCTGAGCATCGACGAGCGGCAACCGGCACCCTTCCACTACGCCCTTGGCAAGCGCCTCCTGCCGCTGCGCGACGAAGGGGTTCTCCTCCTCGGCAGCGGCAACCTAGTGCACAACCTGCATTCCTATGCCTGGGGGGAGGGTGGGGGAAAGCCGTACGAGTGGGCGGCGCGATTTGAGGAGCGGGTGCGAGAGCTGCTGGTCGCAGGCGATGATCCCCAGCTGGTCTCCTACGAGGAGCTCGGGCGCGACGCCATGCTCTCCGTCCCGACGCCGGACCACTACCTCCCCCTCCTGTATGTCCTGGGGGCCCGCAAGGAGAAGGATCGCATCACCTTTCCGGTCGAAGGGGTCGATGGGGGCTCCGTCTCCATGCTCGCGGTGAGGATGGGGTAG